From a region of the Rathayibacter sp. VKM Ac-2804 genome:
- a CDS encoding ABC transporter permease — MTALAPQRSVARHRLLSIVRLHLANPATLLVTPLAILGAIFVGSLIIWLLVLRMVGVPAAGGDSGVQITGGTTFIFIYMLVVAVQATNVTFALALGYGSTRRDYSLGTAMTFVGLSAAWTVLYSTMSALEQATNGWGLGGYMFRAAAYGDVSWLAQTFATFSLFLFFFFAGSAVAAVYVRWRATGMTVFFLALAALIVGLIALFTLTESWDSVWLAFQAIGFTGAFALLLVPTALSAVLGALILRRATPRG, encoded by the coding sequence ATGACCGCCCTCGCCCCGCAGCGCTCCGTCGCGCGCCACCGCCTGCTCAGCATCGTCCGCCTGCACCTCGCGAACCCGGCGACGCTGCTCGTCACTCCGCTCGCGATCCTCGGCGCGATCTTCGTCGGCAGCCTGATCATCTGGCTGCTCGTGCTGCGGATGGTCGGCGTCCCGGCCGCCGGCGGCGACTCCGGCGTGCAGATCACCGGCGGCACGACCTTCATCTTCATCTACATGCTGGTCGTCGCCGTCCAGGCCACCAACGTCACCTTCGCCCTCGCGCTGGGCTACGGCTCGACCCGCCGCGACTACTCCCTCGGCACGGCGATGACCTTCGTCGGCCTGTCCGCCGCCTGGACCGTCCTCTACTCCACGATGTCCGCGCTCGAGCAGGCGACGAACGGCTGGGGGCTCGGCGGCTACATGTTCCGCGCCGCCGCCTACGGCGACGTCTCCTGGCTCGCCCAGACCTTCGCCACCTTCAGCCTGTTCCTCTTCTTCTTCTTCGCAGGCTCGGCGGTCGCCGCGGTCTACGTCCGCTGGCGGGCCACGGGGATGACCGTCTTCTTCCTCGCCCTCGCCGCGCTGATCGTCGGCCTGATCGCCCTGTTCACCCTCACCGAGAGCTGGGACTCCGTCTGGCTCGCCTTCCAGGCCATCGGCTTCACCGGCGCCTTCGCCCTGCTGCTCGTCCCGACAGCCCTGTCCGCGGTCCTCGGCGCCCTGATCCTCCGCCGGGCCACCCCGCGCGGCTGA